In Burkholderia lata, the DNA window GCTCGCGATCATGTCGCCCGGCCAGTACGACACCCTGGTCAAGCAAGGCGTGCCGATGCGCGTGGTCGCGCGCGACAACCGCCGCGTGATCGTCGAGAAACCGCAATCGTAAGGACGCCTGCCGCATGAATCCCGTTTCGTTCGTCTGCATCATCACCGGCGTGATGCTCAACGCCTGTGCGCAACTTCTGCTGAAAGCCGGCGTCAACGCCGTTGGACACTTCGAATTCAGCCGTGCGAACATCATCCCGGTCGGCCTGAAGATCGCGACCCAATTGCCGATCATCGGCGGTCTCGGCTGCTACGTGCTGAGCGTCGTGGTCTGGATCGTCGGGCTGTCACG includes these proteins:
- a CDS encoding EamA family transporter, coding for MNPVSFVCIITGVMLNACAQLLLKAGVNAVGHFEFSRANIIPVGLKIATQLPIIGGLGCYVLSVVVWIVGLSRVDVSIAYPMLSLGYVVNAFAAWYLFGEVLSVQRLVGIGIILIGVLVLARS